In Rhizobium oryzihabitans, one DNA window encodes the following:
- a CDS encoding ABC transporter substrate-binding protein — MRKFLTTTALAVSMMAGAAQAAENVEVLHWWTSGGEAAALDVLKKDLEAKNITWTDMPVAGGGGTEAMTVLRARVTAGNAPTAVQMLGFDIQDWAKEGALGNLDELAAKDGWDKVIPKALQRFSKYDGHWIAAPVNVHSTNWMWINKAALDKAGGKEPKNWDELVAMLDNFKAQGITPIAAGGQPWQDATIFDAVVLSLGTDFYKQAFIDLDPAALGGEKMKTAFERMTKLRTYVDDNFSGRDWNLASAMVIEGKAGVQFMGDWAKGEFVKAKKVPGTDFVCVRYPETQGAVTFNSDQFAMFKVAADKVPAQMEMAAAIESPTFQSAFNVVKGSAPARSDVSNEAFDACGKKAIADLAEADKSGKLFGSMAHGHANPAAVKNAIYDVVTREFNGELTPDEAIVELPAAVAAAK, encoded by the coding sequence ATGCGCAAATTTCTGACAACCACTGCATTGGCAGTGTCAATGATGGCCGGCGCTGCACAGGCGGCGGAAAATGTCGAAGTCCTGCATTGGTGGACATCCGGCGGCGAGGCTGCCGCACTCGACGTCCTGAAGAAGGACCTTGAGGCGAAGAACATTACCTGGACCGATATGCCTGTCGCTGGCGGCGGCGGCACGGAAGCCATGACGGTGCTGCGCGCCCGCGTTACCGCCGGCAATGCGCCGACCGCCGTTCAGATGCTCGGTTTCGACATTCAGGACTGGGCGAAAGAAGGGGCTCTCGGCAACCTCGATGAATTGGCCGCCAAAGACGGCTGGGACAAGGTCATTCCGAAAGCCCTGCAGCGCTTCTCGAAATATGACGGCCACTGGATCGCCGCGCCTGTGAATGTGCATTCCACCAACTGGATGTGGATCAACAAGGCGGCGCTCGACAAGGCTGGCGGCAAGGAGCCGAAGAACTGGGACGAGCTGGTCGCCATGCTCGACAATTTCAAGGCGCAGGGCATCACCCCGATCGCTGCCGGCGGACAGCCATGGCAGGATGCGACGATTTTCGACGCGGTCGTGCTGTCGCTCGGCACCGATTTCTACAAGCAGGCATTCATCGACCTCGACCCTGCGGCCCTTGGCGGCGAGAAGATGAAGACCGCTTTCGAGCGCATGACGAAACTTCGTACCTATGTGGATGACAATTTCTCCGGTCGCGACTGGAACCTTGCTTCCGCCATGGTCATCGAAGGCAAGGCCGGTGTCCAGTTCATGGGTGACTGGGCGAAGGGTGAATTCGTCAAGGCGAAGAAGGTGCCGGGCACGGACTTCGTCTGCGTGCGTTATCCTGAAACGCAAGGGGCGGTGACGTTCAACTCCGACCAGTTCGCCATGTTCAAGGTGGCCGCCGACAAGGTGCCGGCGCAGATGGAAATGGCGGCGGCAATCGAAAGCCCGACCTTCCAGTCGGCATTCAATGTCGTGAAGGGTTCGGCTCCGGCCCGGTCCGACGTGTCCAACGAGGCCTTTGATGCCTGCGGCAAGAAGGCGATCGCCGATCTTGCCGAGGCGGACAAGAGCGGCAAGCTCTTCGGCTCGATGGCCCACGGTCACGCCAACCCAGCTGCCGTCAAAAACGCGATCTACGACGTCGTTACCCGTGAGTTCAACGGTGAACTGACACCGGATGAAGCAATCGTCGAACTGCCTGCTGCCGTCGCAGCCGCAAAGTAA
- a CDS encoding carbohydrate ABC transporter permease, translated as MTGRSRLQELLPKLVLAPSFVVIIIFVYGFIAYTGFLSLTDSKMLPSYNFVGLMNYQRLWALPHWWRAISNLAIFASLYIIICSVLGLFLAILLDQKIRGEGFLRPIYLYPMALSFIVTGTAWKWFLDPGIGLQNTMHLWGWESFQFAWIKDRNYAIYCVVIAAVWQSSGFVMAMFLAGLRGVDNEIIKAAQIDGASTVMTYRRIIIPLMRPVFLSAFVVLAHLAIKAYDLVVALTGGGPGQATELPATFMYSYTFTRNSMGIGASSAIIMLIMIFSIIVPYLYSEIRGGKR; from the coding sequence ATGACTGGTCGTAGTCGACTTCAGGAGCTGTTACCGAAGCTTGTTCTGGCTCCAAGCTTCGTCGTCATTATCATTTTCGTCTATGGCTTCATCGCCTATACGGGCTTCCTGTCGTTGACGGACAGTAAGATGCTGCCCTCCTATAATTTCGTCGGGCTGATGAATTACCAGCGGCTCTGGGCGCTGCCGCACTGGTGGCGGGCGATCAGCAACCTCGCGATCTTCGCGTCCCTTTACATCATCATCTGCTCGGTTCTCGGCCTGTTCCTGGCGATCCTGCTCGACCAGAAAATCCGTGGCGAAGGCTTCCTGAGGCCGATCTATCTTTATCCCATGGCGCTTTCCTTCATCGTCACGGGCACGGCCTGGAAATGGTTTCTGGACCCCGGCATCGGCCTGCAGAACACCATGCATCTGTGGGGATGGGAAAGCTTCCAGTTTGCGTGGATCAAGGACCGCAACTACGCCATCTACTGCGTGGTGATCGCCGCCGTTTGGCAGTCCTCGGGCTTTGTCATGGCGATGTTTCTGGCCGGCCTTCGCGGTGTCGACAATGAAATCATCAAGGCGGCGCAGATCGATGGCGCCTCGACCGTCATGACCTATCGCCGCATCATCATTCCCCTGATGCGGCCGGTCTTCCTGTCCGCATTCGTCGTTCTCGCTCACCTCGCCATCAAGGCCTACGACCTTGTGGTTGCGTTGACCGGCGGCGGGCCGGGGCAGGCGACCGAGCTGCCGGCGACATTCATGTATTCCTACACGTTCACGCGCAATTCCATGGGCATCGGTGCATCGTCGGCGATCATCATGCTCATCATGATCTTCTCGATCATCGTGCCTTATCTCTATTCGGAAATTCGCGGAGGGAAACGCTGA
- a CDS encoding ABC transporter ATP-binding protein yields MSFLEISHLRKSYGALEILKDINIEIEEGGFLVLVGPSGCGKSTLLNTIAGLEPITSGTISINGRNVAGLPPSQRDIAMVFQSYALYPNMTVAGNIAFGMEIRKVPKEEREKAIRQVADILQIGHLLDRKPSQLSGGQRQRVAMGRALVRNPQVFLFDEPLSNLDAKLRVDMRTEIKRLHQRMKTTIVYVTHDQIEAMTLATKIAVLKDGVLQQFGSPAEIYNNPANMFVADFMGSPAMNLLTGTIEQDASGHSVSLARPDGAPMRLPVAAGKEALASHAGRQVIFGIRPEALTDPEGADRNARTLAEGECHIEVVEPAGSDTFAVTKLGGKEVVARLRADARIHAGQNARLAFNLDKAVFFDPTSQARIA; encoded by the coding sequence ATGTCGTTTCTCGAAATCTCGCATCTGCGCAAGTCCTACGGCGCGCTGGAAATTCTAAAGGACATTAATATCGAAATTGAGGAGGGCGGGTTTCTGGTGCTCGTCGGGCCTTCCGGCTGCGGCAAGTCCACCCTGCTCAACACGATTGCCGGACTGGAACCCATCACATCAGGCACGATCTCGATCAATGGCCGCAACGTCGCCGGTCTGCCGCCCTCCCAGCGCGATATCGCCATGGTGTTTCAGTCCTACGCGCTCTATCCCAACATGACCGTTGCCGGGAACATCGCCTTTGGCATGGAAATCCGCAAGGTTCCGAAGGAAGAGCGCGAGAAGGCGATCAGACAGGTTGCCGATATCCTCCAGATCGGCCATCTCCTCGACCGCAAGCCGAGCCAATTGTCGGGCGGCCAACGGCAGCGCGTCGCCATGGGGCGTGCACTGGTGCGCAATCCCCAGGTGTTTCTTTTCGATGAGCCGCTGTCCAACCTCGACGCCAAGCTGCGTGTGGATATGCGCACCGAGATCAAGCGGCTTCACCAGCGCATGAAGACCACGATCGTCTACGTGACCCACGACCAGATCGAGGCGATGACGCTGGCGACGAAGATCGCGGTTCTGAAGGACGGTGTTCTGCAACAGTTCGGCTCGCCCGCCGAGATTTACAATAATCCGGCAAACATGTTCGTCGCCGATTTCATGGGCTCGCCCGCCATGAACCTTTTGACCGGCACCATCGAGCAGGATGCCTCCGGACATTCCGTTTCTCTTGCCAGACCGGATGGAGCGCCGATGCGTCTTCCCGTTGCGGCCGGCAAGGAGGCGCTGGCGTCCCATGCGGGCCGGCAGGTCATTTTCGGCATTCGTCCAGAAGCTCTGACCGACCCGGAAGGGGCGGACAGGAACGCCCGCACACTTGCCGAGGGCGAGTGCCACATCGAGGTCGTGGAACCGGCCGGATCGGATACATTCGCCGTCACCAAGCTCGGCGGCAAGGAGGTCGTTGCCCGCCTGCGCGCCGATGCCCGCATTCACGCCGGCCAGAACGCCCGTCTTGCCTTCAATCTCGACAAGGCCGTGTTCTTCGACCCGACGAGCCAGGCGCGTATCGCCTGA
- a CDS encoding FAD-dependent oxidoreductase yields the protein MDATVPQHILDALTDVNMPRLPNAPGPMEMIALGGIDIPVHRAGCVVVGSGAAGLRAAVEMKRRGDDVVILSQSAWGGTSACSGSDKQTLHTANTADQGDNFKAMARAIRSGGAMDEDTAYVEAVGSTRMMASLQFLGLPLPQDPLGGTLRYQTDHDEVGRATSCGPRTSRLMVKVLADEAIRLDIPFHNHTTVVKILTEGLSDERRVVGVLAMQPHERSDTNPFGIALFVCPVIVLAAGGPGELYRDSVYPNGCFGSLGLALEAGIDLVNLTESQFGIGTRREGFPWNLSGTYVQAIPHIYSLDAEGSEHHFLANYYRNTQEMASNIFRKGYQWPFHSTRMLDFGSSLVDLAIFRESAAGRRVFMDFNRNPLAVTGDLPFSLNRLDPDVSGYIENAGAMKEQPIDRLRHMNPLAIELYRRYKIDIASEPLEFAVNNQHMNGGIMVDTWGRTNLAGCYSVGEAAGTHGVTRPGGAALNAGQVFGTRVAEHIGASRRAKSSSSAHIEAVALAGLNDLLAILKEDSRLSARDIRTEIQSRMSDRAGMICDAESVSQALAEARSLNVTIRSNGIAYGRAAEAVRAVQWQQMAVASEAVLAALDHFIRNGGGSRGARAICDADGELVPNVTTGPLQEFRFRREKDDHRNEQIIVRLKDEGMVISTRPNRVFDESRKSFFERDWPAWLTGRIYDLGEREGCTRD from the coding sequence ATGGACGCGACCGTCCCGCAGCATATTCTTGACGCGCTCACGGATGTGAATATGCCGCGTTTGCCGAATGCGCCCGGCCCCATGGAGATGATCGCGCTCGGCGGCATCGATATTCCGGTTCATCGGGCCGGCTGCGTCGTTGTCGGCTCCGGTGCCGCCGGGCTGCGGGCCGCAGTGGAAATGAAGCGGCGCGGCGATGATGTCGTCATCCTCAGCCAGAGCGCGTGGGGCGGGACATCCGCCTGTTCCGGATCGGACAAACAAACCCTCCACACCGCGAACACGGCCGATCAGGGCGACAACTTCAAGGCAATGGCGCGCGCCATCCGCAGCGGCGGTGCGATGGACGAGGACACCGCCTATGTCGAGGCGGTCGGATCTACGCGCATGATGGCCTCCCTGCAATTCCTCGGGCTGCCCCTGCCGCAGGACCCGCTGGGCGGGACGCTGCGATATCAGACCGACCACGACGAAGTCGGCCGCGCGACCAGCTGCGGTCCGAGGACATCGCGACTGATGGTCAAGGTTCTCGCGGATGAAGCGATCCGCCTGGACATCCCATTTCACAATCATACAACCGTCGTTAAAATACTGACGGAAGGTCTGAGCGACGAACGGCGGGTCGTCGGCGTCCTCGCCATGCAGCCCCATGAGCGCAGCGACACCAATCCGTTCGGGATTGCTCTCTTCGTTTGTCCGGTGATTGTGCTTGCAGCCGGAGGACCGGGCGAGCTTTATCGCGACAGCGTCTATCCGAATGGCTGTTTCGGCTCGCTGGGGCTTGCGCTGGAAGCAGGAATAGACCTCGTCAACTTGACGGAAAGCCAGTTCGGCATTGGTACGCGGCGGGAGGGATTTCCCTGGAACCTGTCGGGAACCTATGTTCAGGCCATTCCCCACATATATTCACTGGATGCCGAAGGCAGCGAGCATCATTTTCTGGCGAACTATTATCGCAATACGCAGGAAATGGCCTCCAACATTTTCCGAAAAGGCTATCAATGGCCCTTCCATTCGACCCGCATGCTCGATTTCGGTTCAAGTCTGGTTGATCTCGCGATCTTCCGTGAGTCGGCGGCCGGACGACGGGTCTTCATGGACTTCAATCGCAATCCGCTGGCAGTTACCGGCGATCTTCCTTTCAGCCTTAATCGCCTCGACCCCGATGTCAGCGGCTACATCGAAAATGCCGGCGCGATGAAGGAACAGCCGATCGACCGGCTGCGGCATATGAATCCGCTCGCGATCGAACTCTACCGGCGTTACAAGATCGACATCGCCAGCGAGCCGCTGGAATTTGCGGTGAACAACCAGCACATGAACGGCGGCATCATGGTCGATACCTGGGGGCGGACCAATCTGGCGGGGTGCTACTCCGTCGGCGAGGCCGCAGGTACGCATGGCGTGACACGACCGGGCGGAGCAGCACTGAATGCCGGGCAGGTGTTCGGCACACGCGTGGCCGAACACATCGGCGCAAGCCGTCGTGCGAAATCCTCGTCATCGGCACATATTGAAGCGGTGGCGTTAGCGGGGCTAAACGACCTTCTCGCCATTCTGAAGGAGGATAGTCGCCTGTCCGCCAGGGACATCCGCACCGAAATCCAGTCCCGCATGAGCGATAGAGCGGGGATGATATGCGATGCCGAAAGCGTTTCGCAGGCGCTTGCCGAGGCGCGTTCGCTCAATGTGACGATCCGTTCGAACGGGATCGCTTACGGACGGGCAGCAGAGGCCGTTCGCGCCGTTCAGTGGCAACAAATGGCGGTTGCTTCCGAGGCAGTGCTTGCGGCGTTGGATCACTTCATTCGCAACGGCGGCGGCAGCCGGGGCGCACGCGCGATCTGCGATGCTGACGGTGAGCTGGTTCCGAACGTTACCACAGGCCCGCTGCAGGAATTCCGCTTTCGCAGGGAGAAAGACGACCATCGTAACGAGCAGATCATCGTCAGGCTCAAAGATGAGGGCATGGTGATATCGACGCGCCCCAACCGCGTCTTTGATGAAAGCCGGAAATCCTTCTTTGAACGGGACTGGCCCGCCTGGCTCACCGGACGCATCTATGACCTCGGCGAAAGAGAAGGGTGCACCAGGGACTGA
- the dhaL gene encoding dihydroxyacetone kinase subunit DhaL, translated as MKKLINDPSAVVRHILEGVVALSPASILLADENVVIRSGLPEADQRKVAVLSGGGSGHEPAHAGYVGAGMLTAAVAGDVFTSPSTDAVLAGIRASAGPAGALVIVKNYTGDRLNFGLAAELARAEGIPVEIVVVADDVALKDTVPVDRRRGIAGTVLVHKLAGAAAELGLPLSEVAQVARGAAAGLSSMGISLGSCTLPAVGKPGFTLGEREIEVGLGIHGEQGVRRMEIASADDLTSLVLNTIEADGKLKSGDRVVLLVNGLGSTPPMELSIVARSALSTLEAKGVSVERAWAGTFLSALDMPGFSLSIMQVDDRALELIDATTDATAWPRGGAVNRHSMLASSILPVEAQPDREMTAAGARLRQVAEDVAKALIAAEQQLTDLDSVTGDGDLGTSMKRGAEAVLALPAQAFADVSSGLSAMGDAMRKAIGGSSGPFYATGLMRAARHLAGSDAPTAKELAEAFVAAVEAVSELGGAKPGDRTMVDALHPAATTFRDRLAEGQSVEVAWGEAVAAGEAGAEATKDMTPRLGRASYLGERAKGHADGGAVAVMVWMRRITVQ; from the coding sequence ATGAAGAAGCTGATCAACGATCCGTCCGCTGTCGTCCGCCACATACTGGAGGGCGTCGTGGCTCTCAGCCCGGCCAGCATCCTTCTTGCCGACGAGAATGTGGTGATACGGTCGGGACTTCCGGAAGCGGATCAGCGAAAGGTCGCGGTGCTTTCGGGTGGCGGCAGCGGCCATGAACCGGCGCATGCGGGTTACGTCGGGGCCGGCATGTTGACGGCTGCCGTGGCCGGAGACGTCTTCACCTCCCCGAGCACCGATGCCGTGCTGGCGGGAATCAGGGCTTCTGCGGGGCCGGCGGGTGCGCTGGTCATCGTCAAGAACTACACGGGTGACCGGCTTAATTTCGGCCTTGCGGCAGAGCTTGCCCGGGCGGAAGGAATTCCCGTCGAGATCGTTGTCGTCGCCGACGATGTGGCGTTGAAAGACACCGTGCCCGTCGACCGCCGCCGTGGCATTGCCGGAACGGTGCTGGTGCACAAGTTGGCCGGTGCTGCAGCCGAGCTTGGGTTGCCTCTAAGCGAAGTTGCGCAGGTGGCGCGAGGGGCTGCGGCCGGGCTCTCGTCGATGGGAATTTCGCTCGGTTCATGCACCCTGCCGGCTGTCGGGAAACCCGGTTTTACGCTTGGCGAGCGGGAGATCGAGGTCGGTCTCGGCATTCACGGCGAACAGGGTGTCCGCAGAATGGAGATCGCTTCTGCGGATGATCTGACATCGCTTGTGCTGAACACGATCGAGGCCGACGGAAAGCTGAAGAGCGGAGATCGCGTCGTGCTGCTGGTCAATGGTTTGGGCTCGACGCCGCCAATGGAGCTGTCGATTGTTGCCCGTTCGGCGCTCAGCACTCTCGAGGCGAAAGGGGTAAGCGTCGAGCGTGCGTGGGCGGGCACATTCCTGTCGGCGCTGGACATGCCGGGCTTTTCGCTTTCCATCATGCAGGTTGATGACCGGGCTCTCGAACTCATCGACGCGACAACGGATGCGACCGCCTGGCCACGCGGTGGTGCTGTAAACAGACATAGCATGCTTGCCTCGTCCATACTCCCGGTTGAAGCCCAGCCAGACCGGGAAATGACCGCCGCAGGCGCGCGTCTTCGGCAGGTGGCGGAAGATGTCGCAAAGGCCCTGATTGCCGCTGAACAGCAGCTGACGGACCTCGACAGCGTTACAGGCGACGGCGATCTCGGCACCAGCATGAAGCGTGGCGCCGAAGCGGTCCTCGCGCTTCCGGCTCAGGCCTTCGCGGATGTCTCGAGCGGGCTGTCGGCGATGGGTGATGCCATGAGGAAGGCGATCGGCGGTAGCTCAGGCCCATTCTACGCAACGGGCCTCATGCGGGCCGCCCGGCATCTTGCGGGCTCAGATGCACCGACGGCAAAAGAGCTGGCGGAGGCGTTTGTCGCTGCGGTTGAAGCTGTTTCCGAGCTTGGCGGCGCAAAACCCGGTGACAGAACGATGGTGGATGCCCTTCATCCCGCCGCCACCACTTTCCGTGACAGGCTGGCCGAGGGGCAGTCCGTCGAGGTTGCGTGGGGCGAAGCGGTCGCAGCCGGTGAGGCTGGAGCGGAAGCGACGAAGGATATGACGCCGCGCCTCGGGCGCGCCAGCTATCTCGGCGAACGCGCGAAGGGGCATGCAGATGGCGGCGCGGTGGCTGTCATGGTCTGGATGAGGCGGATAACCGTCCAATGA
- a CDS encoding MFS transporter, with amino-acid sequence MSNPYREIFRAPGARGFSAAGFFARLPIAMAPIGIVAMLSQTHGEYWLAGAVSATFALTNAAVAPQISRLVDRRGQSRVLIPATILSVIAFAILIIATNQKWPVWTLFLSAFLAAAMPSIPAMMRARWTEIFRDRPELNTAFAFESAADELVYISGASLSVGLAVSLFPEAGMMISTTFLALGTFAFLLQRSTEPKVRPIESGGRQRSAIFLRPVQIITLALIFVGSTFATAEVSAVAITKALGQPEAASLVIGVYAIGSFVVGLLLGAINPKIPLHRQLLIAVSVLALTALPLLFATTAVALLAFAVFLSGVAISPIFITAFGLIERRVPESMLTEGVTWVMTGIGIGMALGAFISGWVIDNFGPGNGFWVSVAASLSTVTIIALGQRSLSAEGRHADTISVAQPAE; translated from the coding sequence ATGTCTAATCCATACAGAGAAATTTTCCGGGCTCCCGGCGCCAGAGGCTTTTCCGCCGCAGGTTTCTTCGCCCGCCTTCCGATTGCGATGGCCCCGATCGGCATCGTCGCCATGCTGTCCCAGACCCATGGCGAATACTGGCTTGCCGGTGCCGTTTCGGCGACCTTCGCGCTGACCAATGCGGCCGTTGCGCCGCAGATTTCCCGTCTGGTGGATCGCAGGGGCCAGAGCCGCGTCCTCATCCCGGCCACCATCCTATCGGTGATCGCCTTTGCGATCTTGATCATTGCCACGAACCAGAAGTGGCCCGTCTGGACACTGTTTCTTTCGGCCTTCCTCGCCGCCGCCATGCCGAGCATTCCGGCGATGATGCGCGCCCGCTGGACGGAGATTTTCCGTGACAGGCCAGAGCTTAACACGGCCTTCGCCTTTGAATCCGCCGCAGACGAGCTGGTCTACATTTCCGGCGCATCGCTTTCCGTCGGCCTTGCGGTCTCGCTCTTTCCGGAAGCCGGCATGATGATCAGCACCACCTTCCTTGCGCTCGGCACCTTTGCCTTCCTTCTGCAAAGATCAACGGAACCCAAGGTGCGCCCGATTGAAAGCGGAGGCAGGCAGCGTTCCGCGATCTTCCTGCGTCCCGTCCAGATCATTACACTTGCCCTGATCTTCGTCGGTTCGACCTTTGCCACGGCCGAGGTGAGCGCCGTTGCCATCACCAAGGCACTCGGCCAGCCTGAAGCTGCGAGCCTCGTCATCGGCGTCTATGCCATTGGTTCGTTCGTCGTCGGCCTGCTACTTGGCGCGATCAACCCCAAAATACCGCTGCATCGCCAGTTGCTGATTGCCGTCAGCGTCCTTGCGCTGACGGCTCTACCGCTGCTCTTTGCAACCACGGCAGTAGCCCTGCTGGCCTTCGCCGTGTTCCTCAGCGGTGTTGCAATCTCCCCCATCTTCATCACCGCATTCGGCCTGATCGAACGCCGCGTGCCGGAATCGATGCTGACGGAAGGCGTGACCTGGGTGATGACCGGCATCGGTATCGGCATGGCGCTCGGCGCCTTCATCTCCGGCTGGGTGATCGACAATTTCGGCCCGGGCAATGGCTTCTGGGTGTCGGTTGCCGCAAGCCTGTCGACAGTCACCATCATCGCCCTCGGTCAGCGCAGCCTCTCCGCAGAGGGCAGGCACGCCGACACGATATCCGTGGCGCAGCCTGCCGAGTAA
- a CDS encoding TetR/AcrR family transcriptional regulator, translating into MIAETRAKLLAAGRKAFGSIGYADASMDDFTAEAGLTRGALYHHFGDKKGLLLAVVGEIDAEMTKRLCDISSRAETRWEGFIEENVGYVRMALEPEIQRIMFRDGPAVLGDPSRWPNANGCISAVARSLDALKQEGTIGDIDPEACARFINAASSSAAQWIANSDDPETTSRRAVQSFRAFLEGLRIRKG; encoded by the coding sequence ATGATTGCCGAGACGCGGGCGAAGCTTCTGGCCGCCGGCCGCAAGGCGTTTGGCAGCATCGGATATGCCGACGCGTCCATGGACGACTTCACGGCCGAAGCGGGACTGACCCGCGGTGCGCTTTATCACCACTTCGGCGATAAAAAAGGCCTGTTGCTGGCGGTCGTGGGTGAAATCGATGCCGAAATGACGAAGAGGCTCTGTGACATCTCTTCAAGGGCCGAGACGCGATGGGAGGGCTTCATCGAGGAGAATGTCGGCTATGTCCGCATGGCTCTGGAGCCTGAAATCCAGCGTATCATGTTCCGCGACGGACCGGCCGTGCTGGGTGACCCCTCCCGCTGGCCAAATGCCAATGGCTGTATCTCAGCCGTTGCACGAAGCCTCGATGCGCTGAAACAGGAGGGGACTATCGGCGACATTGATCCTGAAGCATGCGCCCGTTTCATCAATGCGGCGAGCAGCAGTGCCGCCCAGTGGATCGCGAACTCCGACGACCCCGAAACGACGTCCAGACGAGCCGTGCAAAGCTTCCGGGCCTTTCTGGAAGGATTGCGGATCAGGAAAGGCTGA
- a CDS encoding LysR substrate-binding domain-containing protein, with protein MRLKPRQVEAFRSVMMTGGITAAAEAMNVTQPAVSRLIRDLEDIVQMTLFERAGARLMPTAEATKLYREVERLYLGLDQIGQAAADIRLHKNTVLRIASVTSLVRPYLHQAIIDTIGDRPDIPLVIDVENSRYIWDMVEQNRYDLGLVFSSPRMVEKNAVRLHSAGAVAAMAPGHELAGRSVITPADLMDERVLIPGRNSPLRLSLDRAFSREDHQPVSTMETSMLNCCHFAAAGMGIGIVDNTSLRSAGAEVVAIPFEPRIEVSYFAIRPSGGQRIAILDEIVGRMQEMLRAE; from the coding sequence TTGCGATTAAAACCACGGCAGGTCGAAGCTTTTCGTAGCGTCATGATGACCGGTGGCATCACGGCTGCGGCGGAAGCCATGAACGTGACGCAGCCGGCGGTCAGCCGGTTGATCCGCGATCTCGAAGACATCGTACAGATGACCCTGTTCGAAAGAGCGGGCGCCCGGCTGATGCCGACTGCCGAAGCGACAAAACTCTATCGCGAGGTGGAGCGCCTCTATCTCGGGCTTGACCAGATCGGGCAGGCCGCCGCCGACATCCGGCTGCACAAGAATACAGTCCTGCGCATCGCCAGCGTCACATCGCTGGTGCGGCCATATCTGCATCAGGCGATCATCGACACGATCGGCGACCGGCCGGATATTCCACTGGTGATCGACGTTGAGAATAGCCGCTACATCTGGGACATGGTCGAGCAGAACCGTTATGATCTCGGCCTCGTCTTTAGTTCTCCACGGATGGTCGAAAAGAATGCCGTCCGCCTCCACAGCGCCGGCGCGGTCGCCGCCATGGCGCCGGGCCATGAGCTGGCCGGACGCAGCGTCATAACGCCGGCCGACCTCATGGATGAACGGGTGCTTATTCCGGGCAGAAACTCACCATTGAGGCTTTCCCTCGACAGGGCCTTTTCGCGTGAAGATCACCAGCCTGTCAGCACGATGGAAACATCCATGCTGAACTGCTGCCATTTCGCAGCAGCCGGCATGGGGATCGGCATCGTTGACAATACCAGCCTCCGCTCCGCCGGGGCCGAGGTTGTTGCAATTCCGTTCGAGCCGAGGATCGAAGTCTCCTATTTCGCGATCCGCCCGAGCGGCGGCCAGAGGATTGCCATTCTCGACGAAATCGTCGGGCGAATGCAGGAGATGCTGCGAGCGGAATGA